GACAGGTCGTCCAGGATGATCAGGTCAAAGCGGTCGAGCTTGGCCAGGGCTGCAGGTAACTGCAGGCTCTGCCTGGCTGCCTGCAGCTTCTGGACGATCTCGCTGGTACGCGTGAACAGTACCCTGTACCCAGCGTCGATCAGGGCATGCCCGATGGCCGATCCGAGGTGGCTCTTCCCACCGCCCGGCGGGCCGAAGATCAACACATTGGCACCTTTCTCCAGCCAGGAATCACCGCTCGCCAGTGCCATCACGTGCGCCTTGGAGACCATGGGCACAGCACTGAAGTCGAAGGCAGCCAGCGTCTTGGTTGGATCCAGGCGGGATTCGGTTCGGTGTCGTTCGATACGCCGCTTGGCCCGTTCGGCCAGTTCGTGTTCGAGCAAGGCGCCAAGCAGCCGGGTTGCCTGCCAGCTTTCCTTGTCGGCGCGCTGTGCGAACTCTGGCCAGAGCCGGCCAATGGTGGGCAGGCGCAGTTCGTTGAGCATCAACGTCAGGCGGGCGGCATCAATTGGGAGCGGCGCGTTCATGCTGCGACCCCCTGGCCCAGCAGGGCGTCGTAGCAACTGGTCGCCGGCATCTGGACATGGATGACGGGGTGATCGGCTTGCCGCGGCGAGAACTCCTCGCGCAGCGCTTCCAGATCCGGCAGATCACCATCGCCCAACATGGCTTC
The Cupriavidus taiwanensis genome window above contains:
- the istB gene encoding IS21-like element helper ATPase IstB; the encoded protein is MNAPLPIDAARLTLMLNELRLPTIGRLWPEFAQRADKESWQATRLLGALLEHELAERAKRRIERHRTESRLDPTKTLAAFDFSAVPMVSKAHVMALASGDSWLEKGANVLIFGPPGGGKSHLGSAIGHALIDAGYRVLFTRTSEIVQKLQAARQSLQLPAALAKLDRFDLIILDDLSYARKDQAETSVLFELIAERYERRSLLITANQPFSGWDNVFPDPGMTIAAIDRLVHHSTIFEMNVESYRRRTASDKQSARRRQSSSDNDNHRDIDNGATTMT